CCCGGCGACGGGGTGGAAGTCCTACAGCGGTCCGTCCAACCACACCGACCACGTGCACATGTCGCTGCTCTGAGCCGACGACGTACGACGAAGGGGCCGTCCCGCGATCACGCGGGACGGCCCCTTCGGTCTGCTTCGGGACCGCTCAGCCGGTGACGGCCGGGGTGGCGGACGCGGTCTGGCCCGGCACGGCCGGCTCGCCGGCCGGCACCGTGGTGACCGTCCGCACCTCACCCGCGCTCAGCCGGTACGACATGCCGACCACCGCGCAGCGCCCGGCGGTGACGTGGTCGGCCAGCACGGCGGAGTTGGCCAGCAGCGCCTCGACGGTGTGCGCGATGTGGATGTCGACGATCTCGTCGATGCTGGTCACGCCCTGCTCAGCCGCCCGCTGCAGGCTCGGTACGACGGCGTCCACCACCGCACCGAGGTGTCCGGGCGGCGGCGTGCCGGTGGTCGCCACGTCGCGGGCGGCCTGCACCGCGCCGCACGAGTCGTGGCCGAGGACCACGATCAGCGGGGTGCCGAGGACGGTGACGGCGTACTCGACGCTGCCGAGCACCTCGGGGCCGACCGTGTGGCCGGCCGTCCGGACCACGAAGAGGTCACCGAGGCCACGGTCGAAGATGATCTCGGCGGCGAGCCGGGAGTCGGAGCAGCCGACGATCACCGCGAAGGGGTGCTGCCCGTCGGCGACCGCCGTCCGGTGGTCGGCGTCCTGGTTGGGATGGCGGGGCGCCCCGCCGACGAACCGCCGGTTGCCCGCGTACAGCTCGGCGAGCGCCTGCTCCGGAGTGGTCGGGGTCATCCCCTCACCTCGTCCCTGGCACGAAAAGACCTGGTCGGACCGGCCGGCGACGGAGGCGGCCTCGGCACCACGTTCACACGCAGTCCAAGATACGTCAAGATATACGTGATACGTGTTTCATGCGTCGGGAACCCCTTGACCGCCGGACCGGGCGCGTGGACCGGAAGATTCCGCCAGGGCGAGGGCAGGGGCGGGCAATCGGGGAGGTGGGCCATACCATGTCGGACATGGCGACGACAGCAGGCGAGAACGGGACCAGCCGGAACTGGACGTTCCTCACCAACCACGGGCACGTGCTGCTCGCCATCGCGCGTAACCCCACCGCCCGGCTCCGCGACGTCGCGGACGAGGTCGGCGTGACCGAGCGGGCCGCCCAGGCGATCGTCGCCGACCTGGAGGCCGGGGGCTACCTGCACCGCACCCGGGTCGGCCGGCGCAACGAGTACACGGTCAACCCGAGCGGGCACTTCCGGCACCCCGCCGAGGCGGACCAGCAGGTCGGCGCCCTGCTCGCGCTCTTCACCGACGAGCCGGCGGACGACTCCGCCTGAGTCCGGTCCGACCGTCCACAGGAGTCGACGTGGGCCGGGTCACGTCGGTCGGGAAGATCGTCGAGCTGCACGAGGCGGACCTGACCGATAGGTTGATGCGGTGCTGCTCGAAGCGTTCGCCCCGACCCTCTGGGCGGCGACGCTGCGCACCCTGCGGGAACTGACCCGCCTGGCGGTCGCCGCCCTCGTGCTCGTCGTCGGCTCCGGCGGTGTCGCCGCCGCGTCCACCGTCGACGCGCTCCGACCTGTCGCCGTCCTGGAGTTCCGGTCGGTCGGTTCCCCGGTCGCCGCGGGCCAGGGCCGCCCCGCCGGCACCGGATCGGTCACCGCCGTCGCGGATGCCGCGTCGGCCGTCGACCGGGCGACCGACAGCGCCGGGGTGCCGGCACCCGGCACCCGCGCGGACCGGCACGAGGCCGTCCGCCCGACGACCCGCACCGTCGTCGCGCCCGCCGATCCGGGCCGGGACGCCGTCGCCCGACGCGGCCCCCCGCTCGTCTGATCCCGCCCGCCGCCGACGGCGCGGCCCGCGCATCCCCGCCGACCCTTTTGGGTACGGCCCCGTGCGGAGATCCCGCCCCCTCGCCCCGCCTGCGCGTGGCACTCCGACCGTCCCTTCCGAACGTTCCACCACGAGGTGCTGGTGATGCAGACCGTCTTCTCCTCCGTCCTGCCCGACGTGCCCCAGGCCGCCGGGATCTGGCTCGCCCTGCTCGCCGTGGCGGTGGTCGCCGTCGCCGGGCTGATCATCCGCCCGGACCTGTTCCGCTCCGTGTTCGGCGACCGGATCAGCGAGGCCGCCATGCCGAGCAGCCTGGAGCTGGCCGAGGAGGCCCGGGAGCGCGCCCGCTACGCGCAGGAGGTGGCGGTGGCGGCGGAGCGGGCGGCGGCCACGGCGGAGCGCCGCCGTACCGAGTGGCTGGCCGCCCAGGAGGCGGTCGAGGAGGCCTGGCAGGCGTACGAGCGGTTCGAGGCGGACGTCCGACGGCTGGCGGCGGCCGCCGCGCTGCCCCTGCCGCGCACCGTCCGGACCCCCGCCGAGTACGCCGACCGGGAGCGCTGGCTGCACCGGGCCGCGCTGGACGCCCAGTGGCGTGGCGAGATCACGGTGCAGCAGCTCAGCGACATCCTCGGCCACGTCGGCTGGGACCCCCGTCGGCACCCGGTGGAGCAGGAGCTGCTGCTGCGGCGGATGGTCCAGCAGAACCTGCTCACCCGGCAGCAGGCCGCCCGGGAGCGCGAGCAGGCCGCCTGGCGGGCCGCCGAGCTGGCCGCCGCCGCCGCCCGGAGCCTGCGCGACGAGGCGTACGCGGCAACCGGTCGCACCCCGGACGCACAGTCGCTGCTGGCCACCATGGACGTGGCGGGGGCGGCCGCCGAGGCGACCCGGGAGCCGGTCACCGCGCCCCGAGGCGGCACCGAGACCACCCGCGAGACCCCGACGGTCGCCCGCGGCCGGGCCGCCGTCCCGGCGTACTGAGGACCGGAAAACGTGCGGCGGTCGGGAGCGCGCCGGGTCGGGCTCGGCTAGCGTGACGGGATGTCCCGGGAAGCGTGGGTCCTGGTCGTTCTCGCCGGCGTCGTCGCGCTGGCGACCCTCGTCGGCGCCGTGCTGCTCGCGATCCGGGTGGTCCGCACCCGACGGCTGCTCGGCGCGCTCGGCGTGGGCGGCAAGGTCGCCTTCTACGGCGCGCTGATCTACACGATCCTCCCGGTTGACCTGCTGCCCGATCCGATCTACCTGGACGACATGGGCGTGCTGGCCGGGTCGCTGTTCTATCTGGGCCGGCTGGTGCAGAAGCACCGGGCGGCGCAGCGGCGACTGCCCGGCCAACCGGAGTCTCCGCCGGAGCCGGGCCGGCTGCACCGTCCCGTGTCATGATCGGGCTCGGACCGGCCGCCGGTCCGCGACGACGGACAGGGGACGGGACATGGCGGACCACCGGTTGGACCCGCACGACGCACGGGTCGCGGCGTTCTTCGGCGTACGGCACCTCGCCACGCTGACCACCCTGCGCCGGGACGGCACTCCGCACGTCGTACCGGTGGGGGTCACCTTCGACGCGGACACCGGACTGGCCCGGGTGATCACCTCGGGCACCTCGGCCAAGGCGCGGCACGTGGCGGCGGCCGGTCCGGAGGGCACCCCGGTGGCCGTCTGCCAGGTGGACGGGCGCTGGTGGCTGACCGTGGAGGGCCGGGCGGTGCTGCGCCGCGATCCCGAGTCGGTGGCCGAGGCCGAGCGCCGGTACGCCGTCCGCTACCGACAGCCCCGCCCCAACCCGCAGCGGGTGGTCATCGAGATCGCCGTCACCCGCCTCCTGGGCAGCCTCCCCGACCCCGCCACCGCCTGACCCTCACCACCGGCCGCGCGCCAGCCGGTCCGATCCACCGCCTGACCGTCACCCTGCGCGTCACCACGGCTCGCGGTGCTGCATACCGCCCACACGCTACGAACTTGATGGCATTGATGAATCACCCGCAGAGTCCGTTTCGTCACCGTTGTCGTCCGGCACGAGGTCTGATTACACCAATGCCATCAAGTTCGTAGCGTCCGCTCCGTCCACTCCCCCGCCGCCGGACCACCCGCTGTCCGGTCGGCGGCGGGACGACGGGCCGGGCCGGCCGGAATCCCCGCCCGCCCCTGGCCGTTACACCCTCCGTAAGACCGAGCAGGACGACGTGCGGTGAGCGGGCCACCCGCTCCGGCACTGCCGGTTCCGAGCGCCACTCCCGGTGCTTGCGTCTCCGCCCCCGGAGACGACAAACCCCCCGAATGGAGCTTCGTCATGAACCCGATCTTCCGTAGGAGCGTGCTCTCCGTCGCCGGTCTCGTCATGTCCGGCGGCGTCATCGCCGGCCCGGCCGTCGCGGCGCACGCCGCCCCGGCCCAGGGCAGGCCGGTCACCTCGGTGACCATGGACAAGGGCAACGGCAAGCCCGACAAGGGCGAGCGCCGCGCCGGCTACCAGTACGAGGCCCAGCCGAACTTCTTCTACTGCGGTCCGGCGTCGACCCGGATCGCCCTCTCGGCCGAGGGCAAGACGGTCAGCCAGGACGAGCTGGCCCGCAAGCTCGGTACGACCGAGAACGGCACCGACTCGGCCATCGACATCACCCGGGTGCTCAACGAGTACACGGGCGGCAAGTACAAGACCACCGAGATCCGCGACGACGTGGCCACCCGGGAGCAGGTGGAGCGGCTGCGGGCCGACATCAGGACCGCGGTGGACGCCGGTCGGCCGGTCGTCGCCAACATCCTCGGCGGCGCGGTGGACGTCGACGGTGTCGAGCACAGCTACCCGGGCCACTACCTGACGGTGGTGGAGTACAAGGACAACGGCAACACGGTGCTGATCGCCGACCCGGCAGACCCGGGCGAGCCGGAGTACTGGATGGACGTGACCGAGCTGGCCAACTGGATCGCCGGCCGCGGTTACAGCTCCTGACCCGACAGCGGCACGAGCACGAGCAGCACGGACAGCACGACCGACCAAGGGCCGGTCTCCCAGCGGGGAGGCCGGCCCTCGGCACGGTCAGGGCCGGTCGGCGCGGGCCACCTCGTCGATCAGCCCGGCGAGCAGCGCCACCCGGGGCACCACCGAGTCGAGGTCCAGCCACTCGGTGGGGCTGTGGTCGTCGCCGCCGACCGGGCCGAGGCCGTCGAGCACCGCCGCACCCGCCTCGGCGAGCAGGTTCGCGTCGGCGCAGCCACCGGTGGCAGTGTGCGACACCGGCAGCCCGATACCCGCGCCCACCTTCGCCGCCAGCTCGGTCAGCCAGCGGCCGGCGGGTCCGGGCTCCCACGGCGGGGTGGGCGCGTGCACGGCCAGTTCGGCGCGTACCCCGGAGACGGTCGGCTCGGCGACCAGCCGGCGGATCTCGGCGAGCGCCGCCTCGTACTCAGCGCTGTGCCAGGCACGCAGGTCGATCAGCATCCGGGCCCGGTCGGCGACCACGTTGGGCCGGCCGCCGGCCGTCAGCATCCCGACGTTCACCGTCACCCCGGGCCAGCGGCCGTTGAGCGCGTCCAGCGCGACGGTCAACCGGGCCGCGGCGAGCAGCGCGTTCGCGCCGCGTTCCGGCTCGATGCCGGCGTGCGCGGCCCGGCCCCGCACGGTCACCTCCAGGTCCGCGACGCCCTTGCGGGCCGACACCAGGTCACCGTTGTCGCGGGCGCATTCCAGGCAGAGCGCCACGTCGGCCTCCGCCCCGAGGGTACGCAGCAGCGGCCGACTCCCGGTCGAGCCGATCTCCTCGTCGGGCGTGCAGACCAGCACCAGTTCGCCGTACCCGTCGAGGCCCAGCGCGGCGAGCACCTCGACGGCGGCGAGCCCGGCCAGCAGGCCCCCCTTGTCGTCGCTCACCCCCGGCCCGTACGCCCGGCGGTCGTGCACCCGGAACGGCCGGGCGGCGGCCGTGCCGGGCGGGAAGACGGTGTCCAGGTGCCCGGCGAGCAGGATCCGGCGGCTGCCGCTCCCGCGTCGGCGGGCCACCAGCACGTCGCCGAGCGGGGTGCCGTCCGGGTCGGCGACCGGCTCCCGCTCGACCGCCATGCCCGCCGCCAGGCACCAGGTCTGCACCAGGTCGGCGGCGGCGCGCAGCCCCTCGACGTGACCGGAGCCGGAGTCCACCGCGACCAGCCGGGTGAGCCGGTCGTGGAAGTCGGCCAGCCGGTCGCCGGCGGCCGTGAGCAGCGGACCCATCAGAGCACCTTGTCCAGGAAGGCGCGGGTCCGGTCGTGCCGGGGGCTGCCGAGCACTTCGGCCGGGGTGCCGGCCTCGACCACGACGCCCCCGTCGAGGAAGGCGACGGAGTCGGCGACCTCACGGGCGAAGCCCATCTCGTGGGTCACCACCACCATGGTCATGCCGTCGGCGGCGAGCCCCTTCATCACGTCCAGCACCTCACCGACCAGTTCGGGGTCGAGCGCCGAGGTGGGCTCGTCGAAGAGCATCAGCTTCGGGTGCATGGCGAGCGCCCGGGCGATCGCCACCCGCTGCTGCTGCCCGCCGGAGAGCTGGCCGGGATAGTTGCCGGCCTTCTCGGCGAGGCCGACCCGGTCCAGCAGCCGCAGCGCCTCCGCCCGGGCCTTCTCCCGGGGCGTGCCGAGCACCCGGACCGGGGCCTCGATGACGTTGCCGAGGGCGGTGAGGTGCGGGAAGAGGTTGAACCGCTGGAACACCATGCCGATGTCCCGGCGGCGGCGGGCCACCTCCCGGGCCTTCAGCTCGTGGAGCTTGTCGCCCTGGCGGCGGTAGCCGACCAGCTCGCCGTCGACCGAGAGCTGGCCGCCGTCGATGCGTTCCAGGTGGTTGATGCAGCGCAGGAAGGTGGACTTGCCGGAGCCGGACGGGCCGAGCAGGCAGCTCACCTCGCCGGGGGCCACGGTCAGGTCGATGCCCTTGAGCACCTCCAGCGGGCCGAACCGCTTGGTGACGCCCTCGGCGTGCACCATCGGGACGCCTGTGGTCGTCATCGCACGCCTCCCCGGGCGAAGCCGCGCCCGAACCGCCGCTCGATCAGCCACTGGCCGACCGAGAGGAGGCTGACCAGCGCGAGATACCAGATCGCGGCGACCACCAGCAGCGGGATCACCTTGTAGTTGCCCTGGTAGACGGTCTGTACGGCGGTCATCAGGTCCCGACCGGCGATGATCGACACCAGCGCGGTGGACTTGAGCATGGTGATGGTCTCGTTGCCCATCGGCGGGATGATCACCCGCATCGCCTGCGGCAGGACCACCCGGCGCAGGGTCAGCATCGGGCTCATGCCGAGCGCGGCGGCGGCCTCGGTCTGCCCGGCGTCGACGGCGAGGATGCCGCCCCGGATCACCTCGGCGGCGTACGCCATCTCGTTGAGCGACAGGGCCAGTACGGCGGCGACCGTGCCGGTGACCACCACGCTGGTGGGCTTGTCGAACAGGACGGTGCCGGTGAACGGGACGGTCAGGGTGAGCCGGGGGAAGAGCGCCCCCAGGAACCCGAAGAAGATGATCTGGACCAGCAGCGGGGTGCCCCGGAAGATCCAGACGAAGACCCAGGAGACGCCGCGCAGCACCGGGTTCTCCGACAGCCGCATCACGGCGATCAGTACGCCGCCGATGGTGCCGAGGACCATCGCCAGCAGGGTCAGCCAGAGCGTGGTGACCACGCCGTCGAGGACGTAGTCCTTGAACAGGTAGTGGGCGATGGTGCCGGGTTCGAGGTTGGGGCTGGTCAGCAGCGCCCGAAGGAAGAGAGCGCTCAGTCCGACCACGAGCAGCGCGGTCAGCCATCGCCCGTAGTGGCGTACGGGGACGACCCGTACGGCCTGGGTTTCGGTGGTCATGTGCGGTGCCTCCTGCGGCGGGGGTGTCCGGCGAGCGCGACGAGTGCAGCGCAGCGGAGCCCCGCAGTCGCGAGCGGGAGAAGGTCTAGCGGTCGCCGGGCGCCTCTCCGGGCCCGCCCTCACGGAAGTGGAGAGGGCGCCCGGCGACCGCGGATCAGGGGTGGTGGTCCGCCGGGGTCAGTCGATGGCCTGGTCGATGGTGGCCTGCTTGACGGCGATCGGGGTCTGCTTCCACTGGCCGAGGATCTTGGCGTACGTGCCGTCGTCGATCAGCGACTGCACGGCGGCCCGGTACGCCTCGGCGAGCTCCTTGTTGGCCTTGAGGAAGCCGAAGCCGTTCGGGCTGGCCAGCCAGCCGTTCGGGGCGGACGCGTCCTCGACGAGTTCCGCCTTGCCGGTCAGCGACGCGGCGGTGTCGACCAGGTTGACCTTGGTGGCGGCGACCACGTCGACGTTGCCGGCGATCAGCGCCTGCACCGCCTGCGGGTTCTCCGGGTACTCCTTGACCTCGATCGCCTTGCCGTTGCAGCTCTCCTTGGAGTACGTGGCCAGGTTCTTCGACTGGTTGCTGGCCTTCTGCACGGCGACCTTGCGGCCGCAGAGGTCGGCCACGGTCTTGACCGCGAGCGGGTTGCCGGTCTTCACCAGGAAGCCGGTGCCGGAGGCGGAGTAGTCGACGAAGGTGGCGACCTGCTGGCGCTCCTTCTTGTCGGTGATGCCGCCGGCGATGGCGTCGTACTTGCCGGCCTGGAGGCCGGGGACGAGGCCGTCGAAGGGCTGCTGGGAGAAGGTGGCCTTGAGCCCGAGCCGGGCCGAGGCGGCCTGGAACAGGTCGTAGTCGAGGCCCTTGAACTCGTCGTTCTTGCCCTCGACCTTGAAGTCGATGAAGGGCTGGTAGGGGGCGTTGGTGGCGACGGTCAGGCTGCCCCGGCCGCGCACGTCGGCGGGGACCTTCTTCGCCAGGGCGGTGTCGGTGGTGACCGCGCCGACGCCGTCGATGGTGACGGAGACGGGCTTGACGTCGTCGCCGGAGGCGGCGGTGGAGGTGGAGCCGCCACAGGCGGCGGTGACGGCCAGCAGCGCGGTGGTCGCGCCGAGCAGGGCGAACTGACGGATGCGCATGGGGGTGTCCTTCCGGGGTGCCAGACGAACCAGCCCCCGGACTGTAACCCACGTTACGATTTCGATGGGGTTACAGTTTTCTGTAACGCGCTTCGGGGCCCGGTCAGGCGGCCCCGAACGCCTGCTGCGCCGCCTCCATCGCCTTCAGCCGGGCCCCGGCCACCGGACCGAGCCGGTCGATCAGCGCGGCCACCACCGTCTCCACCAGCGCCAACGCCGGCACGAAGCTGTCGTACGGGGACGGCGAGTCGACCCGGCCGGGGAGCACCACCTCGGCCAGCCCGGCCACCGGGGAGAGCCACCGGTCGGTGCAGAGCACCACCTTGGCGCCCCGCGAGGTGACCTCCCGGGC
This genomic interval from Micromonospora sp. CCTCC AA 2012012 contains the following:
- a CDS encoding carbonic anhydrase yields the protein MTPTTPEQALAELYAGNRRFVGGAPRHPNQDADHRTAVADGQHPFAVIVGCSDSRLAAEIIFDRGLGDLFVVRTAGHTVGPEVLGSVEYAVTVLGTPLIVVLGHDSCGAVQAARDVATTGTPPPGHLGAVVDAVVPSLQRAAEQGVTSIDEIVDIHIAHTVEALLANSAVLADHVTAGRCAVVGMSYRLSAGEVRTVTTVPAGEPAVPGQTASATPAVTG
- a CDS encoding helix-turn-helix transcriptional regulator; amino-acid sequence: MSDMATTAGENGTSRNWTFLTNHGHVLLAIARNPTARLRDVADEVGVTERAAQAIVADLEAGGYLHRTRVGRRNEYTVNPSGHFRHPAEADQQVGALLALFTDEPADDSA
- a CDS encoding YkvA family protein, which codes for MSREAWVLVVLAGVVALATLVGAVLLAIRVVRTRRLLGALGVGGKVAFYGALIYTILPVDLLPDPIYLDDMGVLAGSLFYLGRLVQKHRAAQRRLPGQPESPPEPGRLHRPVS
- a CDS encoding pyridoxamine 5'-phosphate oxidase family protein; translation: MADHRLDPHDARVAAFFGVRHLATLTTLRRDGTPHVVPVGVTFDADTGLARVITSGTSAKARHVAAAGPEGTPVAVCQVDGRWWLTVEGRAVLRRDPESVAEAERRYAVRYRQPRPNPQRVVIEIAVTRLLGSLPDPATA
- a CDS encoding C39 family peptidase, whose amino-acid sequence is MNPIFRRSVLSVAGLVMSGGVIAGPAVAAHAAPAQGRPVTSVTMDKGNGKPDKGERRAGYQYEAQPNFFYCGPASTRIALSAEGKTVSQDELARKLGTTENGTDSAIDITRVLNEYTGGKYKTTEIRDDVATREQVERLRADIRTAVDAGRPVVANILGGAVDVDGVEHSYPGHYLTVVEYKDNGNTVLIADPADPGEPEYWMDVTELANWIAGRGYSS
- a CDS encoding M20/M25/M40 family metallo-hydrolase, translated to MGPLLTAAGDRLADFHDRLTRLVAVDSGSGHVEGLRAAADLVQTWCLAAGMAVEREPVADPDGTPLGDVLVARRRGSGSRRILLAGHLDTVFPPGTAAARPFRVHDRRAYGPGVSDDKGGLLAGLAAVEVLAALGLDGYGELVLVCTPDEEIGSTGSRPLLRTLGAEADVALCLECARDNGDLVSARKGVADLEVTVRGRAAHAGIEPERGANALLAAARLTVALDALNGRWPGVTVNVGMLTAGGRPNVVADRARMLIDLRAWHSAEYEAALAEIRRLVAEPTVSGVRAELAVHAPTPPWEPGPAGRWLTELAAKVGAGIGLPVSHTATGGCADANLLAEAGAAVLDGLGPVGGDDHSPTEWLDLDSVVPRVALLAGLIDEVARADRP
- a CDS encoding amino acid ABC transporter ATP-binding protein, with protein sequence MTTTGVPMVHAEGVTKRFGPLEVLKGIDLTVAPGEVSCLLGPSGSGKSTFLRCINHLERIDGGQLSVDGELVGYRRQGDKLHELKAREVARRRRDIGMVFQRFNLFPHLTALGNVIEAPVRVLGTPREKARAEALRLLDRVGLAEKAGNYPGQLSGGQQQRVAIARALAMHPKLMLFDEPTSALDPELVGEVLDVMKGLAADGMTMVVVTHEMGFAREVADSVAFLDGGVVVEAGTPAEVLGSPRHDRTRAFLDKVL
- a CDS encoding amino acid ABC transporter permease; its protein translation is MTTETQAVRVVPVRHYGRWLTALLVVGLSALFLRALLTSPNLEPGTIAHYLFKDYVLDGVVTTLWLTLLAMVLGTIGGVLIAVMRLSENPVLRGVSWVFVWIFRGTPLLVQIIFFGFLGALFPRLTLTVPFTGTVLFDKPTSVVVTGTVAAVLALSLNEMAYAAEVIRGGILAVDAGQTEAAAALGMSPMLTLRRVVLPQAMRVIIPPMGNETITMLKSTALVSIIAGRDLMTAVQTVYQGNYKVIPLLVVAAIWYLALVSLLSVGQWLIERRFGRGFARGGVR
- a CDS encoding transporter substrate-binding domain-containing protein, producing the protein MRIRQFALLGATTALLAVTAACGGSTSTAASGDDVKPVSVTIDGVGAVTTDTALAKKVPADVRGRGSLTVATNAPYQPFIDFKVEGKNDEFKGLDYDLFQAASARLGLKATFSQQPFDGLVPGLQAGKYDAIAGGITDKKERQQVATFVDYSASGTGFLVKTGNPLAVKTVADLCGRKVAVQKASNQSKNLATYSKESCNGKAIEVKEYPENPQAVQALIAGNVDVVAATKVNLVDTAASLTGKAELVEDASAPNGWLASPNGFGFLKANKELAEAYRAAVQSLIDDGTYAKILGQWKQTPIAVKQATIDQAID